The following are from one region of the Paenibacillus sp. KS-LC4 genome:
- a CDS encoding class I SAM-dependent methyltransferase yields the protein MESYGEFAAVYDELMSDMPYEEWLWFTEQCWERYGKPSVIADLGCGTGSIAIPLAMTGMQVYGIDLSEDMLSVARSKWDEALAAAHGARTGSAIWLQQDMREFDLGTPVDAVISFCDCVNYLTEEADVIAAFEAVFASLRPGGVFLFDVHPKAQLIRYAEEQPFVLDEDKAAYIWTCELDEERCEIEHHLTIFAHESGERFRRFEEMHVQRAYEADWMAAQLQAVGFSKIERFADFKLQPQEGSSERLFFAAVK from the coding sequence GTGGAGTCATATGGCGAGTTTGCTGCGGTATACGATGAGTTAATGAGCGACATGCCTTATGAGGAATGGCTTTGGTTCACAGAGCAATGCTGGGAGCGTTATGGCAAGCCTTCTGTCATTGCCGATCTAGGCTGTGGGACAGGCTCTATCGCGATACCGCTTGCTATGACCGGGATGCAGGTGTACGGCATTGATTTGTCTGAGGATATGCTAAGCGTGGCGCGCAGCAAATGGGATGAGGCGCTTGCTGCCGCGCATGGCGCACGTACAGGCTCAGCGATCTGGCTGCAGCAGGATATGAGGGAATTTGATCTGGGCACGCCTGTGGACGCGGTTATTTCCTTCTGCGACTGCGTTAATTACTTGACGGAGGAAGCGGATGTGATTGCCGCTTTCGAAGCGGTATTTGCGTCGCTCCGCCCAGGAGGCGTATTTCTATTCGACGTGCATCCGAAGGCGCAGCTCATTCGCTATGCGGAGGAGCAGCCCTTCGTGCTGGACGAGGATAAGGCAGCCTACATTTGGACATGCGAGCTAGATGAGGAGCGCTGCGAAATTGAGCATCATTTGACGATTTTTGCGCATGAAAGCGGAGAGCGGTTTCGCCGTTTTGAAGAAATGCATGTGCAGCGGGCTTATGAGGCGGACTGGATGGCGGCGCAATTGCAGGCGGTCGGGTTCAGCAAGATTGAGCGTTTTGCCGATTTCAAGCTGCAGCCCCAAGAGGGAAGCTCTGAGCGGCTGTTTTTTGCAGCAGTAAAATGA
- the yqeK gene encoding bis(5'-nucleosyl)-tetraphosphatase (symmetrical) YqeK, protein MERDQMIESVKAQMPEKRWRHTEGVMATAVELAVRFGENPEQAELAAILHDVAKYWPVDHMEKVLRDQKLAPELLSQDKNLWHAEVGAWVAEHEYGVTDALVLDAIRFHTSGRLAMTRLDKVVCLADYMEPGRDFPGVDDIRRLSKDSLEQALLAGFDSTILLLVKKGKAIFPLTIEARNGLIEELKTGG, encoded by the coding sequence ATGGAGCGCGATCAAATGATTGAGTCGGTGAAGGCGCAAATGCCCGAGAAGCGCTGGAGGCATACCGAGGGCGTAATGGCAACGGCGGTTGAGCTGGCGGTAAGGTTCGGGGAAAACCCGGAGCAGGCTGAGCTTGCGGCGATTTTGCATGATGTGGCGAAATATTGGCCTGTCGACCATATGGAGAAGGTGCTGCGCGACCAGAAGCTGGCTCCCGAATTGCTATCACAGGATAAAAACCTATGGCATGCCGAAGTAGGCGCCTGGGTGGCGGAGCATGAATATGGCGTAACGGATGCGCTAGTACTGGATGCGATTCGTTTCCATACTTCGGGCCGCCTTGCGATGACGCGTCTGGACAAGGTTGTTTGTCTGGCGGATTATATGGAGCCTGGGCGCGATTTTCCCGGTGTCGATGACATTCGTAGGCTGAGCAAGGATAGCTTGGAGCAGGCGCTGCTGGCGGGATTTGATTCGACGATTCTGCTGCTGGTCAAAAAAGGCAAGGCCATTTTCCCACTGACAATAGAAGCACGTAATGGTTTAATAGAAGAGTTAAAAACAGGAGGCTGA
- a CDS encoding thymidine kinase, translated as MDRGWITVIIGPMFSEKSGELIRRCHKLLQYGRKKVRAYKPAEDNRFGSEEIVSRMGYRLPAFNIPKELTPEMAERILQDTKHADVVAFDEVQFFSKSIIPLIEELAYNGKQVIVDGLNMDYRGKAFGYIGGLLAIADEIVKLTSFCAVCGDANAAFTQRVINGQPATLGPVILIGDTESYEPRCRRHFVPPHKAVDEAEEEHTGTAAHL; from the coding sequence GTTCTCGGAAAAATCCGGCGAGCTCATACGACGCTGTCATAAATTGCTGCAATATGGCCGCAAAAAAGTCCGAGCGTATAAGCCCGCGGAGGATAATCGGTTCGGCAGCGAGGAAATTGTTAGCCGCATGGGCTACCGCCTGCCAGCCTTCAACATTCCGAAGGAGCTTACGCCCGAGATGGCGGAGCGCATTTTGCAGGATACCAAGCATGCCGACGTCGTCGCTTTCGACGAGGTGCAGTTTTTCTCCAAAAGCATCATCCCTCTTATAGAGGAGCTTGCCTATAATGGCAAACAGGTCATTGTAGACGGCCTTAACATGGACTACCGCGGCAAAGCCTTCGGCTATATCGGCGGGCTGCTCGCCATTGCCGACGAAATTGTGAAGCTGACTTCCTTCTGCGCCGTATGCGGCGACGCGAACGCGGCGTTCACGCAGCGCGTCATTAACGGTCAGCCAGCGACGCTGGGGCCAGTCATTTTAATCGGCGATACGGAGAGCTACGAGCCCCGCTGCCGCCGCCATTTCGTCCCTCCGCATAAAGCGGTGGACGAAGCAGAGGAAGAGCATACAGGCACTGCTGCGCACCTCTGA
- the aroE gene encoding shikimate dehydrogenase, with product MSAEESYTAMQRIDSHTVLYGVIGDPIHHSKSPIMLNRAFRETGINGVYLAFHITAGELPAFVSGVRAMGIRGVNVTIPHKLDMMKEMDEIDDSARAVGAMNTIVNDNGRLIGYNTDGIGYVRSLKEEAEPELAGKKIVVIGAGGAARGIVYALSGERPERITIANRSLGKAEELAAALQHRADIAAVTNDELRQVCADADVVINTTSLGMYPNVDESPLDASWLKEGCVASDLIYNPLQTKFLQEAALHGCRTHGGLGMFIYQGAYAFEYWTGQPAPVQAMRETVLAAFKG from the coding sequence ATGAGTGCGGAAGAAAGCTATACAGCAATGCAGCGCATAGACAGCCATACGGTGCTTTACGGAGTAATTGGTGACCCCATTCATCATTCCAAGTCGCCGATTATGCTTAATCGCGCTTTTCGGGAAACGGGCATTAACGGTGTTTATTTGGCTTTCCACATTACGGCAGGCGAGCTGCCTGCTTTCGTTAGCGGTGTTCGGGCGATGGGCATTCGGGGTGTGAATGTGACGATTCCTCATAAATTGGATATGATGAAGGAAATGGATGAAATCGACGATAGCGCGCGAGCGGTAGGGGCGATGAACACCATCGTCAACGATAACGGACGCCTGATTGGCTACAACACAGACGGCATCGGCTACGTTCGTTCCCTTAAGGAAGAGGCGGAGCCGGAGCTTGCCGGCAAAAAGATTGTCGTCATTGGCGCAGGCGGAGCTGCGCGCGGCATCGTGTATGCGCTGAGCGGCGAGCGGCCGGAGCGTATTACAATCGCCAACCGCTCGCTCGGCAAGGCCGAGGAGCTCGCGGCAGCACTACAGCACCGCGCAGATATCGCGGCGGTCACGAATGACGAGCTGCGCCAAGTATGCGCGGATGCGGATGTCGTAATCAATACGACATCTCTGGGCATGTATCCGAATGTAGATGAAAGCCCGCTGGATGCTTCGTGGCTCAAAGAGGGCTGCGTCGCCAGCGATTTAATATACAACCCGCTGCAAACGAAGTTTTTGCAGGAAGCTGCACTTCACGGCTGCCGGACGCATGGAGGTCTGGGCATGTTTATATATCAAGGCGCATATGCTTTCGAATATTGGACAGGGCAGCCCGCTCCTGTTCAAGCGATGCGCGAAACGGTACTTGCAGCCTTTAAAGGCTAA
- the nadD gene encoding nicotinate-nucleotide adenylyltransferase, with protein sequence MRKIGIMGGTFDPIHLGHLIAAETARTSCGLDEVWFIPSFLPPLKSHEPGEHSELRLQMVQEAISGNPHFRALDIELARGGLSYSIDTVLELRHLHPQDSFSYIIGADRVNDLTGWHRMEELAELVAFIGLNREGTKAEAGALPDSLRQRLMLVDMPPIGISSTAIREAIQAGGSFRYLVPEAVFYFITRRGLYGARSND encoded by the coding sequence ATGCGTAAAATCGGCATTATGGGCGGAACGTTCGATCCCATCCATCTCGGACATCTCATTGCCGCAGAAACAGCGCGTACAAGCTGCGGGCTGGATGAGGTGTGGTTTATTCCCTCATTTTTGCCTCCGCTCAAAAGCCATGAGCCTGGCGAGCACAGCGAGCTGCGGCTGCAGATGGTGCAGGAAGCGATAAGCGGCAATCCCCATTTTCGTGCACTGGATATTGAGCTTGCAAGAGGCGGGCTCAGCTATTCCATCGACACGGTTCTGGAGCTGAGGCATTTGCATCCGCAGGATTCCTTCTCTTATATCATTGGAGCCGACCGGGTTAATGATTTGACCGGGTGGCACCGAATGGAGGAGCTGGCGGAGCTTGTTGCTTTCATCGGGCTTAATCGGGAAGGCACGAAGGCGGAGGCTGGCGCGCTGCCGGACTCCTTGCGGCAGCGGCTGATGCTTGTGGATATGCCGCCAATCGGCATCTCATCTACGGCGATTCGCGAAGCGATTCAAGCTGGCGGCAGCTTCCGCTATCTCGTACCGGAGGCTGTGTTTTATTTCATTACGAGGAGGGGCCTTTATGGAGCGCGATCAAATGATTGA
- the yqeH gene encoding ribosome biogenesis GTPase YqeH, producing the protein MKEEQLSLAAQSCAGCGVKLQTENAELPGFVPEQAIVREPAICQRCFRIRNYNEASSVTVDQNEFLKLLSSVATTDSLVVHIVDLYDFEGSLISGLQRFVGNNPVLLVVNKVDLLPKSMNLNRLRNWVQKQAKSEGLRTLDIVLCSAKRNIGFEHVIEALDRHRKGRDVYVVGATNVGKSTLINRLIKDYSDLERELTTSRYPGTTLDAVHIPLDDDKFIIDTPGIVYPTRMTEIVPRGFLQSLLPDKPIKPLVYQLNDQQTLFIGSLVRFDFVEGERQSFTLYISNALNVHRTKMERADALYEDHQGELLGGPSREELAEMPAWTRHSLRVPRGARKDVFISGLGWIQVNGEAGALLDLYAPKGIKVLLRDSLI; encoded by the coding sequence ATGAAGGAAGAGCAGCTTAGTCTGGCCGCACAGTCCTGTGCGGGCTGTGGCGTAAAACTGCAAACGGAAAATGCAGAGCTTCCTGGTTTTGTGCCAGAGCAGGCAATAGTTAGGGAGCCGGCCATATGCCAGCGTTGTTTCCGCATTCGCAATTATAATGAAGCATCGTCGGTAACGGTGGATCAAAATGAATTTCTGAAGCTGCTCAGCAGCGTAGCAACGACGGACAGCCTTGTTGTGCATATTGTCGATTTGTATGATTTTGAGGGCAGCCTGATTTCGGGCTTGCAGCGCTTTGTAGGCAACAATCCCGTGCTGCTGGTCGTCAATAAAGTCGATTTGCTGCCAAAATCAATGAACCTGAACCGACTTCGCAACTGGGTGCAGAAGCAGGCGAAGAGCGAGGGGCTGCGTACACTGGATATCGTGCTGTGCAGCGCTAAGCGCAACATTGGTTTCGAGCATGTTATTGAGGCGCTTGATCGTCACCGTAAAGGGCGCGATGTGTATGTGGTCGGCGCAACCAATGTGGGCAAATCTACGCTGATTAATCGCCTGATTAAAGATTACAGCGATTTGGAGCGCGAGTTGACGACATCCCGCTATCCGGGAACGACGCTTGATGCTGTGCATATTCCGCTTGATGATGACAAGTTCATTATCGATACGCCGGGAATTGTCTACCCGACACGGATGACGGAAATTGTGCCGCGAGGATTTTTGCAGTCGCTGCTGCCGGACAAGCCGATTAAGCCGCTGGTGTACCAGCTTAATGACCAGCAGACACTGTTTATTGGCAGCTTGGTCCGTTTTGATTTTGTAGAGGGTGAGCGTCAATCTTTTACGCTGTACATTTCCAATGCGCTGAATGTACACCGGACAAAGATGGAGCGCGCGGATGCGCTTTATGAGGATCATCAGGGCGAGCTGCTTGGCGGACCTTCTCGCGAAGAGCTTGCCGAAATGCCTGCATGGACGCGCCACTCCTTGCGCGTGCCGCGGGGAGCGAGGAAGGATGTATTCATCTCTGGCCTAGGCTGGATTCAGGTGAACGGCGAGGCAGGCGCCTTGCTTGATTTATATGCCCCGAAAGGCATCAAGGTGCTATTAAGGGATTCGTTGATTTAA
- the yhbY gene encoding ribosome assembly RNA-binding protein YhbY, with translation MLTGKQKRYLRAMAHHLQPIFQVGKGGTNDHLIRHINESIELRELIKLSVLNNCMDDPKEIGVEVAAAAKAELVQVIGKTIVLYKRASEEKNRKIELPAVKAGR, from the coding sequence ATGCTTACAGGGAAACAAAAACGTTATTTGCGCGCGATGGCGCATCATTTACAGCCGATATTTCAAGTCGGCAAAGGTGGAACGAATGACCATCTAATTCGTCATATTAATGAGTCGATTGAGCTTCGCGAGCTGATCAAGCTATCCGTGCTGAACAACTGCATGGACGATCCGAAGGAAATCGGAGTTGAAGTAGCGGCAGCGGCTAAAGCCGAGCTGGTACAGGTGATTGGCAAGACGATTGTGCTATACAAACGCGCATCGGAAGAGAAAAACCGTAAAATCGAGTTGCCGGCGGTTAAAGCGGGACGTTAA
- a CDS encoding YqeG family HAD IIIA-type phosphatase — MFKKLLPHMRVDTVYDIQLDELHNNGIRGIITDLDNTLVGARVPLATPELIKWLDDVRERGFKVVIVSNNNVTRVSKFAMPLNIPFIHAARKPANTSFRKGLKVLELKAEETVVIGDQMLTDVLGGNRMGLYTILVAPIAPADEGIMTRFNRRIERIAKSSLGKSGLWK, encoded by the coding sequence ATGTTCAAGAAACTGTTGCCACATATGCGTGTGGATACGGTTTATGATATTCAATTAGATGAGCTGCATAACAATGGAATTCGCGGCATTATTACGGATCTGGATAATACGCTTGTGGGAGCGCGAGTGCCGCTTGCAACGCCCGAGCTGATCAAATGGCTGGACGATGTCCGTGAGCGCGGCTTTAAAGTCGTTATCGTATCGAATAATAATGTAACCAGAGTGTCCAAATTTGCAATGCCTTTGAACATTCCGTTTATTCATGCTGCGCGCAAGCCGGCTAACACGTCGTTTCGCAAAGGGCTAAAGGTACTTGAGCTGAAAGCGGAAGAGACGGTAGTCATTGGCGATCAGATGCTGACGGATGTGCTGGGCGGCAATCGAATGGGATTATATACGATTCTTGTAGCGCCAATTGCTCCTGCTGATGAAGGAATCATGACCCGGTTCAACCGACGAATTGAGCGTATCGCCAAATCGAGTCTTGGCAAGAGCGGGTTATGGAAGTGA
- a CDS encoding S1-like domain-containing RNA-binding protein produces the protein MSLIAGTTITLRVAREVSPYGYFLTDGESEVLMHYTELVGSKPKVNNEVEVFIFFDTEDRLAATMKRPLVKLGEMARLKVADVHPRLGCFLEIGLGRQLLLPLSELPENIDYRPLPGDEVHIVLGHDKSGRLIARLAGEDELGPLVFAAPDSWRNQWIEGWVTKSLQMGSFVLIDGGVVGFGAYGLIPAPDRVRALRLGERVSARITFIREDGRVNLSMGQQKEVGRLEDADRLLAFLKERPGGGMPYSDETEAGIIKQKFGISKSAFKRAIGKLMRERLITQKGSWTYLVEAAEGGKAAGDAVKSNTSEASASEDSSED, from the coding sequence ATGAGCTTGATTGCCGGTACGACAATAACGTTAAGGGTGGCGCGCGAGGTGTCGCCCTACGGCTATTTTTTGACCGATGGCGAATCCGAGGTGCTGATGCATTATACGGAGCTGGTCGGCAGCAAGCCAAAGGTGAACAATGAGGTTGAAGTTTTTATATTTTTTGATACCGAGGATCGTCTGGCGGCGACGATGAAGCGTCCGCTAGTGAAGCTTGGTGAGATGGCACGCCTTAAGGTAGCGGATGTGCATCCGCGGCTAGGCTGCTTTCTTGAAATCGGGCTTGGCCGCCAGCTGCTGCTGCCGCTTTCGGAGCTGCCAGAAAATATTGATTATCGTCCGCTGCCAGGTGATGAGGTTCACATTGTGCTGGGTCATGACAAAAGCGGCAGACTTATCGCCCGGCTTGCAGGCGAGGATGAGCTTGGTCCGCTCGTCTTTGCGGCACCTGATTCGTGGCGCAACCAATGGATCGAGGGCTGGGTTACGAAATCGCTGCAAATGGGCTCTTTCGTCCTGATTGACGGCGGAGTTGTCGGCTTTGGCGCATATGGTCTTATTCCAGCGCCGGATCGCGTGCGAGCGCTTCGTCTTGGCGAGCGGGTATCGGCGCGCATTACCTTTATCCGCGAGGATGGACGGGTAAATCTGTCGATGGGTCAGCAGAAGGAAGTGGGCCGTCTAGAGGATGCTGACCGTCTGCTTGCCTTTTTAAAGGAGCGTCCGGGCGGCGGCATGCCTTATTCCGATGAGACGGAAGCGGGCATCATTAAGCAAAAATTCGGCATCAGCAAATCGGCATTTAAACGTGCGATCGGCAAGCTGATGCGCGAGCGTCTGATTACCCAGAAGGGCAGCTGGACCTATTTAGTGGAAGCGGCTGAGGGCGGTAAAGCAGCAGGCGATGCGGTTAAGTCGAACACTAGCGAAGCCTCTGCTTCCGAAGACTCATCTGAGGATTAA
- the rsfS gene encoding ribosome silencing factor, giving the protein MTVHSEELLQATVAAAEDKKAMRIVALNLQEISLVADYFVICSGNSDTQVQAIVTEIRKSAELRGVRVRGIEGMDSARWVLIDLGDVVVHVFHRDERDYYNIEKLWSDAKVVEFA; this is encoded by the coding sequence ATGACGGTACATTCGGAGGAGCTTCTGCAAGCAACGGTTGCAGCAGCGGAAGATAAGAAGGCTATGCGTATTGTAGCTTTGAATTTGCAGGAAATTTCCCTGGTAGCGGATTATTTCGTAATCTGCTCGGGTAATTCGGATACGCAGGTACAGGCGATTGTGACGGAAATCCGTAAATCGGCCGAGCTGCGCGGCGTTCGCGTTCGCGGCATTGAAGGAATGGATTCCGCACGCTGGGTACTCATTGACCTTGGCGACGTTGTAGTTCACGTATTCCACCGCGATGAGCGCGACTATTATAATATTGAAAAGCTCTGGTCTGACGCCAAAGTTGTGGAGTTCGCATGA
- a CDS encoding transglutaminase domain-containing protein: MRSRIDRWKDYAAFEWYGRISRIIIIFSLINSIAVFENYWWKSTFICIYMTLLLAGAVDVLLPAMKRRLRMSLQLLLVFVSTWVVAGASPSYSGSEEGVRKIAAIIWSILLQFHPYIWFSLAMLVLYGLFSVWTTSRIRIFGFIGANLLVLTVADSFTPIWLWGNVAWVVLLGLIWLAAGHLHLFQRNHPGSWTELLHYPLQLFMPIAAVLALLMAAGLFMPSISPVLRDPYTIWKESKGEKVNVFLGEKGSDSGGATLDTSSGYGRDDDQLGGGFNFDYSPVMTVASSHRSYWRGETKSFYTGSGWLELDEGSEPNNVNQLKKEQELSLPYDRKLADTIEVEQTVTMIRKDQYPVLFAAAPIHRIHWINDPEANLSYRLTWAPDDQELRFPLQGRGRQPYPESYSVVSTVPVLDEAKLRSTNARLDSSSEQEHYTQLPDNLPVELMELAKDLTKNATNDYDRAKMLESYLRLNFAYTNEPDLGKLTGASDDFVAQFLFEIQEGYCDYFSTAMAVLARSVDLPTRWVKGFAPGSLPAIGADAAERFDIDTFIQGEGTYTVRNSDAHSWVEIYFAGYGWVSFEPTAGFAFPYTIAGDDAAAPTPEVEEDTDEADKAAAAEKTDVSYKGFYIAGISLLVLLLAVSLIVRRQALMAAWLRFRFRSYTANDRIVWETERLLRVCRRKGLKRSEHETLREAVQRFAQHRTDIRSELTQLLNDFERAKYGGTAATPEEAEQFVNKVKHVISLL; encoded by the coding sequence ATGAGAAGCAGAATAGATAGATGGAAGGATTATGCCGCATTCGAGTGGTATGGGCGAATATCGCGGATCATTATTATTTTTTCGTTGATCAATTCGATTGCGGTTTTTGAAAACTATTGGTGGAAATCGACGTTTATCTGCATTTATATGACACTGCTGCTTGCGGGTGCAGTTGACGTCTTGCTTCCTGCGATGAAGCGCAGACTGCGAATGTCGCTCCAACTGCTGCTCGTCTTCGTTTCCACATGGGTAGTGGCAGGCGCCTCACCGAGCTATTCCGGCTCAGAGGAGGGAGTGCGAAAAATCGCCGCTATCATTTGGAGCATACTGCTCCAATTCCACCCCTATATTTGGTTTAGCTTGGCTATGCTTGTGCTGTATGGGCTGTTCAGTGTCTGGACGACGTCGCGCATTCGCATATTCGGATTTATTGGGGCAAATTTGCTCGTTTTGACCGTAGCCGATTCGTTTACCCCAATTTGGCTGTGGGGCAATGTGGCTTGGGTCGTATTGCTCGGGCTCATATGGCTGGCAGCAGGGCATTTGCATCTTTTTCAGCGTAACCATCCAGGGAGCTGGACGGAGCTGCTGCATTATCCTTTGCAATTATTTATGCCTATCGCGGCGGTGCTTGCGCTGTTGATGGCGGCAGGCCTGTTTATGCCATCCATTTCGCCCGTACTGCGGGACCCGTACACGATATGGAAAGAATCAAAGGGTGAGAAGGTTAATGTTTTTTTAGGCGAAAAAGGCTCGGATTCCGGAGGGGCAACGCTGGATACAAGCTCCGGCTACGGGCGTGATGATGACCAGCTTGGCGGCGGCTTTAACTTTGATTATTCGCCTGTCATGACGGTTGCAAGCTCCCATCGGAGCTATTGGAGAGGGGAAACAAAATCGTTTTATACCGGCAGCGGCTGGCTGGAGCTGGATGAAGGATCGGAGCCTAACAACGTCAATCAGTTGAAAAAGGAGCAGGAGCTTTCCCTGCCATATGACCGCAAGCTGGCAGATACGATTGAAGTGGAGCAGACGGTGACGATGATTCGCAAAGACCAGTATCCCGTTTTATTTGCGGCCGCTCCAATTCATCGAATTCACTGGATTAATGATCCGGAAGCGAATTTGTCCTACCGGCTCACCTGGGCTCCTGACGATCAGGAGCTGCGTTTTCCATTGCAGGGAAGGGGAAGGCAGCCCTATCCGGAATCCTACTCTGTCGTGTCCACTGTTCCCGTGCTGGATGAGGCGAAGCTCCGCAGTACGAATGCACGCCTGGACAGCTCTAGTGAACAGGAGCATTATACACAGCTTCCTGATAACTTGCCTGTCGAGCTTATGGAGCTTGCCAAGGATTTGACCAAAAATGCGACCAATGACTATGATCGGGCGAAAATGCTGGAATCGTATTTGCGCTTGAATTTTGCCTATACGAATGAGCCTGATCTGGGTAAGCTGACGGGGGCGTCCGACGATTTTGTTGCCCAATTTTTGTTCGAGATTCAGGAGGGCTACTGCGATTATTTCTCTACGGCTATGGCGGTGCTGGCCCGTTCCGTTGATCTGCCTACGCGCTGGGTGAAGGGATTTGCGCCAGGGTCCTTGCCTGCCATCGGTGCCGATGCGGCAGAGCGCTTCGATATAGATACGTTTATACAAGGAGAGGGCACATATACCGTCCGCAATTCCGATGCCCATTCTTGGGTGGAAATCTATTTTGCAGGTTATGGCTGGGTATCCTTTGAGCCGACAGCGGGATTTGCTTTCCCTTATACGATTGCCGGTGACGATGCGGCAGCGCCTACACCAGAAGTAGAAGAGGACACGGATGAAGCGGATAAAGCGGCTGCCGCCGAAAAAACAGATGTTTCGTACAAAGGTTTTTATATTGCAGGGATTTCCCTGCTCGTATTATTGCTGGCGGTTAGCTTAATTGTACGCCGTCAAGCGCTGATGGCAGCGTGGCTGCGCTTCCGGTTCCGCTCCTATACGGCCAATGACCGCATCGTATGGGAGACGGAGCGCCTGCTCCGCGTTTGCCGGAGGAAGGGGCTAAAGCGCTCCGAGCATGAGACGCTGCGGGAAGCCGTGCAGCGCTTTGCGCAGCACCGTACAGACATTCGCAGCGAGCTGACTCAGCTGCTGAACGATTTTGAACGAGCCAAATACGGCGGCACAGCGGCAACGCCGGAAGAAGCAGAGCAGTTTGTGAACAAGGTCAAGCATGTCATTTCGTTATTATAA